In Gottschalkia purinilytica, a single window of DNA contains:
- a CDS encoding phage distal tail protein → MLTLNKIKITNSKGDSIVIDDYSNYRLVSFNPTGVQAEIQRAKIYNGDGSKHIKTVLSDGPMPLIFRIMYMDSDYARKEELLHQVYRVFNPGFNPITVECMRKDKYFSATAVIEQSPFFYEEYEHSNKLFQTALVEITNIDSYWKGREIKKDIAVWVSNTEFPLEIPVGGIELGYREKSTIINVYNDGDKKIGMTIEFKATGDVKNPSLLNIDTQERIKINKDLVKGDILKIYTQEGNKKIELIRNGLVENASNYIDLRTSTYIQLDVGDNLFRYEAEEKQDNLEVSVYYSPVFLGVI, encoded by the coding sequence ATGCTAACACTAAATAAAATAAAAATAACAAATTCTAAAGGCGATAGTATTGTAATAGATGATTATAGTAACTATCGCCTTGTATCTTTTAATCCCACAGGAGTACAAGCAGAAATACAACGAGCAAAAATATATAATGGAGATGGTTCTAAGCATATAAAAACTGTATTGAGTGATGGCCCTATGCCCTTGATATTTAGGATTATGTACATGGACAGTGACTATGCTAGAAAAGAAGAACTATTACATCAGGTGTATAGAGTATTTAATCCTGGATTTAATCCCATAACAGTTGAATGTATGAGAAAAGATAAATACTTTAGTGCTACAGCAGTAATAGAGCAGTCACCTTTTTTCTATGAAGAATACGAACACTCAAACAAACTCTTTCAAACTGCACTAGTTGAAATAACCAATATAGATAGTTACTGGAAAGGTAGAGAGATTAAAAAAGATATTGCGGTGTGGGTGTCTAATACAGAGTTTCCACTAGAAATACCTGTAGGGGGTATAGAACTAGGCTACAGAGAGAAAAGCACAATTATTAATGTTTATAATGATGGTGACAAAAAAATCGGCATGACGATTGAATTTAAAGCAACTGGAGACGTAAAAAATCCTAGTCTATTAAATATAGACACCCAAGAAAGAATAAAAATAAATAAAGATTTAGTAAAAGGGGATATTTTAAAAATTTACACCCAAGAAGGTAATAAAAAAATTGAATTAATAAGAAACGGATTAGTTGAAAATGCTTCAAATTATATAGATTTACGAACATCAACATATATACAACTAGATGTAGGGGACAATCTCTTTCGATATGAAGCAGAAGAAAAACAGGACAACTTAGAAGTAAGTGTATACTATTCTCCTGTATTTTTGGGGGTGATTTAA
- a CDS encoding methyl-accepting chemotaxis protein: MNKILEKAREKKSFNDRNLAFKISTAVLVPLTIVFCIVILTTSSITSSTINKLVNSQLNVLAKENASSFKSIIDEVYNMSYGVSKSVSNIKALDNTQKEDYIKKLTYDIVKTNPNISGLSIVFEPYVFGPDYGHFSNYSYRDGNNIVDYQTSSYDEYKDEEWYAVSKSTNKVHLSEPYEEEKPSKETKEVVRMVSMSYPINNEKGEFLGVVLADISLDIIDKIEYEKGGFESTNFYLLSNEGSIVYNANNKSVIGKNYFNSIDIEDRKTTLDKIKKGEFFSFDTKGAKGKGTILVSHAPVKFGDMDKYWSLGVEVDKKEIRKASNSVLVITLILAIISIGLIAFIVIFFTKKYIKPIDTVVEAAKKISNGELEVDLHSSSKDEMGVLCDTFNTTCSVLKVYISEITSILEEISKGNLDITINNDYVGDFSKVKEALINISGSLNEVIKNINHSSGQVTESANQMSLASQELAEGSVEQASSIEQLLENIEKVSLQVTETAKNAEAVNDISLKAKNEVIKGTDHMQEMLDSMDKINESSMKISKIIKLIEEIADQTNMLSLNATIEAARAGEHGKGFAVVANEVRILAAKTSEAAKDTVELIEESIGAVADGTKIADETANYLDTIVTRVEEVTSLVTNITYASKEQADFINQVKEGVTGISDVVQINSATAEESAAASEDLLSQSEMLKDMVSKFNTKN, from the coding sequence ATGAACAAGATTTTGGAAAAAGCTAGAGAGAAAAAGTCATTTAATGACAGAAATCTAGCTTTTAAAATATCAACTGCTGTTTTAGTACCTCTTACTATAGTGTTTTGTATAGTTATTTTAACAACAAGTTCAATAACTAGCAGTACGATTAATAAGTTAGTTAACTCACAGCTTAATGTTTTAGCTAAAGAAAATGCGTCAAGTTTCAAATCTATTATAGATGAAGTCTATAATATGTCTTATGGAGTGTCTAAGTCAGTTTCCAATATTAAGGCTTTAGATAATACTCAAAAAGAAGATTACATAAAAAAACTTACATATGATATAGTGAAAACTAATCCAAATATTTCTGGTTTATCAATTGTTTTTGAGCCTTACGTTTTTGGTCCAGACTATGGACATTTTTCAAACTATTCATATAGAGATGGAAATAATATAGTAGATTACCAAACAAGTTCTTATGACGAATATAAGGATGAAGAATGGTACGCTGTTTCTAAAAGTACAAATAAAGTACATTTAAGTGAGCCATATGAAGAAGAAAAACCTTCTAAAGAAACAAAAGAAGTAGTTAGAATGGTTAGTATGTCATATCCTATAAATAATGAAAAAGGAGAATTTTTGGGTGTAGTACTTGCAGATATTTCCCTTGATATAATAGACAAAATAGAATACGAAAAAGGTGGATTTGAATCTACAAATTTTTATTTGTTATCAAATGAAGGCAGTATAGTGTATAATGCTAATAATAAGTCTGTTATAGGTAAAAACTACTTTAATTCAATTGACATTGAAGATAGAAAAACTACATTAGATAAAATAAAAAAAGGAGAATTTTTTAGCTTTGATACTAAAGGTGCTAAAGGAAAAGGTACTATTCTAGTATCTCATGCTCCTGTAAAGTTTGGGGATATGGATAAGTATTGGTCTTTAGGAGTCGAAGTTGATAAAAAGGAAATAAGAAAGGCATCAAATTCAGTTTTAGTTATTACACTTATTTTAGCAATAATAAGTATAGGATTGATTGCTTTTATCGTTATTTTCTTTACTAAAAAATATATAAAACCTATAGATACTGTAGTAGAAGCTGCTAAGAAAATCTCTAATGGAGAACTCGAAGTAGACTTACATTCCTCATCTAAAGATGAAATGGGAGTTCTCTGTGATACATTTAATACAACTTGTAGTGTATTGAAAGTATACATAAGTGAAATAACTTCTATATTAGAAGAAATATCAAAAGGCAATTTAGATATTACAATAAATAATGATTATGTAGGAGATTTTTCTAAAGTAAAAGAAGCTCTTATCAATATATCTGGATCTTTAAATGAAGTGATCAAAAATATAAATCATTCTTCTGGACAAGTTACAGAGAGTGCTAATCAGATGTCTTTGGCATCCCAAGAACTAGCTGAAGGGTCTGTTGAGCAGGCAAGCTCCATAGAGCAACTACTTGAGAATATAGAGAAGGTATCTTTACAAGTAACCGAAACTGCTAAAAACGCTGAAGCTGTAAATGATATATCATTAAAAGCTAAGAATGAAGTTATAAAAGGTACCGATCATATGCAAGAAATGTTAGATTCTATGGATAAAATTAATGAATCTTCTATGAAAATTTCAAAGATAATAAAGTTAATAGAAGAGATAGCTGATCAAACTAATATGCTTTCTCTTAATGCAACAATAGAAGCAGCAAGAGCTGGTGAGCATGGAAAAGGATTTGCAGTTGTTGCAAATGAAGTAAGGATACTAGCTGCAAAGACTTCAGAAGCTGCTAAAGATACCGTAGAGCTTATAGAAGAATCTATTGGTGCTGTAGCTGATGGAACTAAGATAGCAGATGAAACAGCAAACTATTTAGACACTATTGTAACACGTGTTGAAGAAGTTACTTCTTTAGTTACTAATATAACATATGCTTCTAAAGAACAAGCAGATTTTATAAATCAAGTTAAAGAAGGAGTTACAGGAATATCAGATGTTGTTCAAATTAACTCAGCAACTGCTGAAGAAAGTGCTGCTGCAAGTGAAGATTTATTAAGTCAATCAGAAATGCTTAAAGATATGGTGTCTAAGTTTAATACTAAAAACTAA
- a CDS encoding polysaccharide deacetylase family protein: MNKIIAIITCIFLTFTGCSSVKSSGNQLNKQDDKKEVSSKVDNLQNQNDIADKIPVLMYHHIMEPNHIKEMKQEQNSSVISNIQFEEQMKFLHDNGFYVATLHELKEFIEGKKELPKKTVVITFDDGYLSNVTYAYPILKKYDFKATIFMIGTYMFGDTAEYDFKKLQFLKLKDLNKYKDVFSFESHTYDLHRLNDNNEGLLIASSKKDVLNDITKNKELLGAKYLAYPFGKRNPSAIKALKETNHEMAFTIENGYVTKDSNKIYELPRFGILPDTSMEEFKKIVLIKK; encoded by the coding sequence ATGAACAAAATAATTGCAATTATTACTTGTATATTCTTAACTTTTACAGGTTGCTCTAGTGTTAAAAGTTCTGGAAATCAATTAAATAAACAAGATGATAAAAAAGAAGTAAGTAGTAAAGTAGATAACCTACAGAATCAGAATGATATTGCAGATAAAATACCTGTATTAATGTATCATCATATAATGGAACCTAATCATATAAAAGAAATGAAACAGGAGCAAAATTCGTCTGTCATTTCAAATATTCAGTTTGAAGAACAAATGAAATTTCTTCATGATAACGGGTTTTACGTAGCTACCTTACATGAACTAAAAGAATTTATAGAAGGAAAAAAAGAACTTCCTAAAAAAACTGTTGTTATAACTTTTGATGATGGATACTTGAGTAACGTAACTTATGCTTATCCTATCTTAAAGAAATACGATTTTAAGGCAACAATCTTTATGATAGGAACTTATATGTTTGGAGATACGGCAGAGTACGATTTTAAAAAATTACAATTCTTAAAATTGAAAGATTTAAATAAATATAAAGATGTATTTAGTTTTGAAAGCCACACTTATGACCTTCACAGGTTAAACGATAATAACGAAGGACTATTAATAGCATCTTCTAAAAAAGATGTCTTAAATGACATTACTAAAAACAAAGAATTATTAGGAGCAAAATATCTTGCTTATCCATTTGGTAAGCGAAATCCTAGTGCTATAAAAGCCTTAAAAGAAACGAATCATGAAATGGCTTTTACAATTGAAAATGGGTATGTGACAAAAGATAGTAACAAAATATATGAATTGCCTAGATTCGGAATACTTCCGGATACTTCTATGGAAGAATTTAAAAAAATTGTTCTAATTAAAAAGTAG
- a CDS encoding phage holin translates to MKNKKDWTILLVGFLGALKLFLTSLGINFITDDMINSFVDMLSFGVALYAVWKNTYVSNRAKKQKEVLEKNKLI, encoded by the coding sequence ATGAAAAATAAAAAAGATTGGACAATTCTATTAGTTGGATTCTTAGGAGCATTAAAGTTGTTTTTGACATCTCTAGGAATTAATTTTATCACTGATGATATGATTAATAGTTTTGTAGATATGTTAAGTTTCGGTGTAGCTTTATATGCAGTATGGAAAAACACTTATGTATCTAATAGAGCAAAGAAACAAAAAGAAGTATTAGAAAAAAATAAACTTATATAG
- a CDS encoding hemolysin XhlA family protein produces MSENIIQEMRERLVKIETMIEMSMTDTNKRIDKLEDNQKWLWRAIATSIISGAIAFLFKG; encoded by the coding sequence ATGTCAGAAAACATTATACAAGAAATGAGAGAAAGATTAGTGAAAATCGAAACAATGATAGAAATGAGTATGACAGATACAAATAAGAGAATTGATAAATTAGAAGACAATCAAAAATGGTTGTGGAGAGCAATAGCAACATCAATTATAAGTGGTGCTATTGCTTTTTTATTTAAAGGATAA
- a CDS encoding N-acetylmuramoyl-L-alanine amidase family protein, with product MKLIVIDPGHGGTDSGAVGNGLKEKDVVLSIALKTDWYLNNYYKVKTIVTRYTDKYLSLQDRSKISNNNNADLFFSVHCNAFNSKPCGYEDYTYTSVSANTTNIRLIFHNKVKEVISKYGINYRGMKTKNLHVLRETRASAILAETLFIDNVHDSNLLKDINFIEDISRAYADGIALALKLEKK from the coding sequence ATGAAACTAATAGTTATAGATCCGGGACATGGGGGAACAGATAGCGGGGCAGTAGGAAACGGATTAAAAGAAAAAGATGTAGTTTTATCCATAGCACTTAAAACAGATTGGTATTTAAATAACTATTATAAAGTTAAAACAATAGTTACAAGATATACAGATAAATATCTTAGTTTACAAGATAGAAGTAAAATATCTAACAATAACAATGCAGATTTATTCTTTTCTGTACATTGTAATGCATTTAACAGTAAACCCTGTGGCTATGAAGATTATACCTATACTAGTGTGAGTGCAAACACTACGAATATAAGATTAATATTCCATAATAAAGTTAAAGAAGTAATAAGTAAGTATGGTATAAACTACAGAGGCATGAAAACAAAAAACTTACATGTATTAAGAGAAACAAGAGCTAGTGCCATATTAGCAGAAACATTATTTATAGATAATGTACATGATTCTAACTTATTAAAAGATATTAACTTTATAGAGGATATTTCGAGGGCTTATGCAGATGGCATAGCATTAGCGTTAAAACTAGAAAAGAAATAA
- a CDS encoding M48 family metalloprotease yields MDYRFFLFEFCFIIFYSITIGMISDLLIEQIKEKDFQKNFYYVFYIIICIISVIAVPNIAISMSNLLGNTLFGNIMMSMVCLGFGVTQTKFMCSMILENSNNKESYVVNQYYKYKNKRISEIGDYSKLDINPNLSIRINNLIKGSNLKNINLYFIDGDSINGFASIDPENNNNKIYLTAKCAELEWNKLAAIIGHELIHIKRRNNTKLDYVRRIFGGIFLFLVIILCILVSNFLNIYFGTLGDIISVFFMILALYNFIMIIIYSSIITKRYWNQIDELICDNKACEIDGVDVIGMYELLEDLSKEQDSFKKQRWYIKNYIRYFTIVEHPCIRYRARLIKRYKKWNILTYYKHAMVMLWWVVTGRGWIGY; encoded by the coding sequence ATGGATTATAGATTTTTTCTGTTTGAATTTTGTTTTATTATTTTTTATTCAATAACAATAGGTATGATATCAGACTTATTAATTGAGCAAATAAAAGAAAAGGATTTTCAGAAAAACTTTTACTATGTTTTTTACATTATTATTTGTATAATATCTGTTATAGCAGTACCCAATATAGCTATATCTATGTCAAATTTGCTAGGAAACACACTATTTGGAAATATTATGATGTCTATGGTGTGTTTAGGTTTTGGGGTAACTCAAACTAAATTTATGTGTAGCATGATTTTAGAAAACTCTAATAATAAAGAAAGTTACGTGGTTAATCAATATTACAAATATAAAAATAAGAGAATAAGTGAAATCGGAGATTATAGCAAACTAGATATAAATCCCAATTTATCAATAAGAATAAATAATCTTATAAAAGGTTCAAATTTAAAAAATATAAATCTATACTTTATTGATGGTGATTCTATAAATGGTTTTGCTAGTATAGACCCTGAAAATAATAATAATAAAATCTATTTAACTGCTAAATGTGCTGAGCTAGAGTGGAATAAATTGGCTGCTATAATAGGACATGAATTAATCCATATAAAAAGGAGAAATAATACAAAACTGGATTATGTGAGAAGAATATTTGGAGGAATTTTTCTTTTTTTAGTAATTATATTGTGTATATTAGTAAGTAATTTTTTAAATATATATTTTGGAACATTAGGTGATATAATTAGTGTGTTTTTTATGATATTAGCTTTGTACAATTTTATTATGATTATAATTTATTCATCAATTATAACAAAGAGATATTGGAATCAAATAGATGAATTAATTTGTGATAATAAAGCTTGTGAAATTGATGGTGTGGACGTAATCGGTATGTATGAGCTCTTGGAGGACTTGAGTAAAGAACAAGATAGTTTTAAAAAACAAAGATGGTATATTAAGAACTATATAAGATACTTCACAATTGTTGAACATCCATGTATTAGATATAGAGCAAGGCTAATAAAAAGATATAAAAAGTGGAATATACTTACTTATTATAAACATGCGATGGTTATGTTATGGTGGGTAGTTACTGGACGAGGATGGATTGGATATTAG
- a CDS encoding HNH endonuclease signature motif containing protein, protein MSYKDKDLKILWSKSGGICAFPGCNQELICNNTQDIIGQICHIIAKKPDGPRGDSNYSKEELNSYSNLILLCPTHHSIIDNNVDTYTTDKLIKMKEEHESIMLSKIKSKESWKVNVAQLYYVNIPRIAILAGINGIEFDFKELSYTNCLHSMGWSLNYLLIKIQNLINLLSINSNMLDDNIDKLALGQLIEFNHKFRTKNVPYPQKVKSGEYFLTGNIDKDPQIYFKNKSYKFILSIDPRWITTSTSYCNLTSGWIDAAGLCMIKSIDYHNKIIIATPYIIGIPKSLYDFIF, encoded by the coding sequence ATGTCTTATAAAGATAAGGATTTAAAGATACTATGGTCAAAATCAGGAGGAATTTGTGCATTTCCTGGATGTAATCAAGAGTTGATCTGTAATAATACGCAAGATATAATCGGGCAAATATGTCATATTATCGCTAAAAAGCCAGATGGACCAAGAGGAGATAGTAACTATTCAAAAGAAGAGTTAAATTCATATAGTAATCTCATATTATTATGTCCAACACATCATAGTATAATTGATAATAATGTTGATACATACACAACTGATAAATTAATAAAAATGAAAGAAGAGCATGAAAGTATAATGTTAAGCAAGATTAAGTCTAAAGAATCATGGAAGGTAAATGTAGCACAACTTTATTATGTAAATATTCCTCGAATTGCTATACTTGCTGGAATAAATGGTATTGAATTTGATTTTAAGGAACTGTCTTATACCAATTGTTTACATTCAATGGGTTGGAGCTTGAATTATCTTTTAATAAAAATACAAAACTTAATTAACCTATTATCAATTAATTCAAATATGCTAGATGATAATATAGATAAATTAGCTTTAGGACAATTAATTGAGTTTAATCATAAGTTTAGAACGAAGAATGTTCCATACCCACAAAAAGTTAAATCGGGAGAGTATTTTTTAACAGGAAATATTGATAAAGATCCTCAAATTTACTTTAAAAATAAAAGCTATAAATTTATTCTATCTATTGATCCTAGATGGATCACAACAAGTACGTCTTATTGTAATTTAACTAGCGGGTGGATTGATGCAGCTGGTCTTTGTATGATAAAAAGTATAGATTATCACAATAAAATAATAATTGCTACACCATATATAATAGGTATTCCAAAAAGTCTATATGATTTTATTTTTTAA
- a CDS encoding phage tail tape measure protein gives MSDELVVKAKAEVDSAGVKTGIDKATTEVDKFQSKLENSFKKMSDMGDNLTKKITVPLMALGGIAVKSFMDFEEGLAKTSTLFGDVNVDMNKHKKTVLDMSKTYGIANTEINEAFYQALSAGIPATRDMGTATKFMGEMAKLAKGGFTQLDTAVDATTSVLNAYNLETDKANKIANILIKTQNYGKTTVDELGKSLAQVVPIASNLGVSFEQVGASISALTAQGIKTPEAMTRMRALLDEVSKGGTKLSATFKKVSKKTFVDFIKSGGDVQQAMQLLKDHSDKTGKSFGDMFSSSEAKIAALSLTSEKGASVFKKSFKDMQGDADALTDAFNKMDNTSKASWTRFLEKLKKVAIQLGESLMPSVEKVLDGIGKLVDGFSNLPQPVKDSIVQFGLLAMATGPVIKTIGKVGSTVTSLTGKLAGGKGLTSLLGNTAKALGATGASSSIASGALGGLASSALGAVGAVAPFVPVVAGVGIAGHQVYKALTEKTNPALDLFADKTEHTTERVKLANGQVAEYTKVTTTTISEETKKQLGAFMELSMGASQLLTDMYASQQLATDENITALTGKFTQMKDTIIGKYEEQKNGMIQKTTEAFVGMKSITAEEQQSLLESLNSYYTEKIKRVNENEKGIEKILQEVRRNKGQITLQQYQELQNLQSNYESQAIQMLSRNKAEQEVILNNLKSTKGKITDEMLSNAVKKINEEKNKTLEVAKKERDEKIRIASEIKETLGKEGEETAQKMIDEANRQYTEVKDKAEQTKKEGIDRLASAYSGLRETIDVETGQILSFWSKLKKACREVADELSKYEGISNVPSHGSLPNPSKSSSSANRKRTGPQERANGTPFFTGGATWVHERGPELINLPRGTQIIPNSLSKYMMNSYGKQLAKNTQKSSSRPIEYHIHNPKENTTYENMKKFEQMQRRLALNI, from the coding sequence TTGTCAGATGAATTAGTTGTAAAAGCTAAAGCCGAAGTTGATTCGGCAGGGGTTAAGACAGGTATAGACAAAGCCACAACGGAAGTTGATAAATTTCAAAGTAAATTAGAAAATTCTTTTAAAAAAATGAGTGATATGGGGGACAATCTTACTAAAAAGATAACTGTTCCTTTAATGGCTCTAGGTGGTATAGCTGTTAAGTCCTTTATGGATTTTGAAGAAGGATTGGCCAAGACGTCAACACTATTTGGTGATGTAAACGTAGATATGAATAAGCATAAAAAGACTGTCCTAGATATGTCTAAAACATATGGTATAGCTAATACAGAGATTAACGAAGCCTTTTATCAAGCTTTATCTGCTGGAATTCCTGCAACACGAGATATGGGAACAGCAACAAAATTTATGGGTGAAATGGCTAAGTTAGCTAAAGGTGGCTTTACTCAGTTAGATACAGCCGTAGACGCCACTACTTCTGTATTAAATGCTTATAACTTAGAGACAGATAAAGCTAATAAGATAGCTAATATATTAATAAAGACACAAAACTATGGTAAAACAACAGTTGACGAACTAGGGAAGTCCTTAGCTCAAGTTGTTCCAATTGCTTCAAATTTAGGTGTTAGTTTTGAACAGGTAGGAGCTTCAATTTCTGCTTTAACAGCACAAGGTATTAAAACTCCTGAAGCAATGACACGAATGAGAGCCTTATTAGACGAAGTTTCAAAGGGTGGAACAAAGCTATCAGCAACATTTAAGAAAGTAAGTAAAAAAACCTTTGTTGACTTTATTAAAAGTGGTGGAGACGTCCAACAAGCTATGCAACTCTTAAAAGACCATTCAGATAAGACAGGGAAAAGTTTCGGAGACATGTTCAGTTCAAGTGAAGCAAAAATCGCGGCGTTATCCTTAACATCGGAAAAAGGAGCTAGTGTATTTAAAAAGTCTTTTAAAGACATGCAGGGTGACGCCGACGCTTTGACGGACGCTTTTAATAAAATGGACAATACATCTAAAGCAAGTTGGACAAGATTTTTAGAAAAATTAAAGAAGGTTGCTATACAGCTTGGAGAATCCCTTATGCCATCTGTAGAAAAGGTATTAGATGGAATCGGAAAACTAGTTGATGGATTTAGTAACTTACCACAACCAGTTAAAGATTCTATAGTTCAGTTTGGATTATTAGCCATGGCAACTGGACCAGTTATAAAGACGATTGGAAAAGTAGGAAGTACAGTCACAAGCTTAACAGGAAAACTAGCAGGTGGAAAGGGATTAACTAGTCTATTAGGTAATACAGCTAAAGCACTTGGAGCAACTGGAGCAAGTTCTAGTATAGCAAGTGGAGCATTAGGGGGATTAGCTTCTTCAGCTCTTGGAGCAGTAGGAGCAGTTGCACCATTTGTTCCTGTAGTTGCGGGAGTAGGAATTGCAGGACATCAAGTCTACAAAGCTTTAACAGAAAAAACGAATCCTGCTTTAGACCTATTCGCAGATAAAACAGAACATACAACAGAACGTGTTAAATTAGCCAATGGGCAGGTAGCAGAGTATACAAAAGTTACAACTACTACAATATCCGAAGAGACAAAAAAACAACTAGGAGCTTTTATGGAGCTGTCAATGGGTGCTAGTCAGTTACTAACAGACATGTATGCTTCACAACAACTAGCTACAGATGAAAATATAACAGCTTTAACAGGCAAATTTACGCAGATGAAAGATACTATAATAGGAAAATACGAAGAACAAAAGAATGGCATGATACAAAAGACTACAGAAGCCTTTGTCGGCATGAAAAGTATAACAGCAGAGGAACAACAAAGTTTACTCGAATCTCTTAATAGCTATTATACAGAAAAAATAAAAAGAGTAAATGAGAATGAAAAAGGAATAGAAAAAATATTACAAGAAGTTAGAAGAAACAAAGGACAGATAACATTACAGCAATACCAGGAACTACAGAATTTACAATCTAACTATGAAAGTCAAGCTATTCAAATGTTATCAAGAAACAAAGCAGAGCAAGAAGTAATTTTAAATAACTTAAAAAGTACAAAAGGCAAAATTACAGATGAAATGCTTTCAAATGCTGTTAAAAAGATAAATGAAGAGAAAAACAAAACTTTAGAAGTAGCTAAAAAAGAAAGAGATGAGAAAATAAGAATAGCCAGTGAAATTAAAGAAACTTTAGGGAAAGAAGGAGAAGAAACAGCTCAAAAAATGATTGATGAAGCTAACAGACAGTATACAGAGGTTAAAGATAAAGCAGAACAGACCAAAAAGGAAGGAATCGACAGACTGGCAAGTGCTTACTCAGGTCTAAGAGAAACAATAGATGTAGAAACGGGGCAAATATTAAGCTTTTGGAGTAAATTAAAAAAGGCATGTAGAGAAGTAGCAGACGAATTGTCCAAATATGAAGGTATTTCTAATGTTCCATCACATGGAAGTTTACCAAATCCTAGCAAATCAAGTTCATCTGCTAATAGAAAAAGAACTGGGCCACAAGAAAGAGCTAATGGTACACCGTTTTTTACTGGTGGAGCTACATGGGTACACGAAAGAGGTCCAGAACTTATAAATCTACCAAGGGGAACTCAAATAATACCTAATAGTTTATCTAAATACATGATGAATTCATATGGTAAACAACTAGCTAAGAATACACAAAAATCTTCATCAAGACCTATAGAGTATCATATTCATAATCCTAAGGAAAATACAACGTATGAAAATATGAAAAAGTTTGAACAAATGCAGAGAAGACTTGCTTTAAACATATAA
- a CDS encoding siphovirus ReqiPepy6 Gp37-like family protein, which translates to MKGENLEIYVFDKDLNFLGVVNLFETLVWKRRYHKAGDFMLKCPFTEENRQLLKEGNIIWKKDDLEAGVIETKSVLGEDITVSGPFLTSYLGRRIIWGTFYAENYTFEHLMRIMVNTNCINVVPSDRVIPYLKLGRLNFFKETTSYQASYKNILTELEEISNKSGLGYRVEFNPFDKQLLFQVYQGLDRTEGQKVNSPCIFSQEFENVMEQDYTKSLTDYRNVALIGGQGEGMNRKLVDIGLYSGLERYEMFVDARDIQDKVQNESGEEKNLTEEEVKNLLIERGKQKLAECKKIESFNSVINLNSNLEYKKDFDLGDIVTMSSQRLRVILSTRITEIEEVYTRNETNINIVFGNDVPSFKDKIRVIQYRW; encoded by the coding sequence ATTAAAGGTGAAAACTTAGAAATATACGTTTTTGATAAAGACTTAAATTTCTTAGGTGTAGTAAATTTATTTGAAACCCTTGTATGGAAAAGAAGGTATCATAAAGCAGGGGATTTCATGCTTAAATGTCCGTTCACTGAAGAGAATAGGCAGTTATTAAAAGAAGGAAATATTATATGGAAGAAAGATGATCTAGAAGCAGGTGTTATTGAAACCAAAAGTGTTTTAGGTGAAGATATAACGGTATCAGGTCCTTTTTTAACATCATACTTAGGTAGGCGTATAATTTGGGGAACATTCTATGCAGAAAACTACACATTTGAACACCTCATGAGAATAATGGTAAACACAAATTGTATTAATGTAGTACCTAGCGACAGAGTAATTCCATATTTAAAGTTAGGTAGATTAAACTTTTTCAAGGAAACTACTTCCTATCAAGCTAGTTATAAAAATATATTAACAGAGCTAGAGGAAATAAGTAATAAATCTGGTCTAGGCTATAGAGTAGAATTCAATCCATTTGATAAACAATTACTATTTCAAGTTTATCAAGGATTAGACAGGACAGAAGGACAGAAGGTTAACTCTCCATGTATATTTAGCCAAGAATTTGAAAATGTGATGGAACAAGATTATACAAAAAGTTTAACGGACTATAGGAATGTTGCCCTTATTGGTGGGCAAGGAGAAGGAATGAACAGAAAATTAGTAGACATAGGGCTTTATAGTGGATTAGAGAGATACGAAATGTTTGTTGACGCTAGAGATATTCAAGATAAAGTACAGAATGAAAGTGGAGAAGAAAAAAATTTAACAGAAGAAGAAGTTAAAAACTTACTAATAGAAAGAGGAAAACAAAAGTTAGCAGAGTGTAAAAAGATAGAATCTTTTAACAGTGTTATTAACTTAAATAGTAATTTAGAATATAAAAAAGATTTTGACCTAGGTGATATTGTAACAATGTCATCTCAAAGGCTTAGAGTTATTCTAAGCACTAGAATTACAGAGATAGAAGAAGTATATACACGAAATGAAACAAATATAAATATCGTATTTGGAAATGATGTTCCTTCTTTTAAGGACAAAATAAGAGTAATTCAATATAGGTGGTGA